GAATTTGCATTCTTTCAAGATTCAAACGCATAACACCCCCTTTAAGACGCGTGCatgaatgacaaaaaaaaagctttaagCAACCAGACACCTTACCACCACTCATAATTCATGAATCCAAGTCTATTTGTATCTTTAGATTTCTGCTGACAAGCCCAAATTAAGGTCTCAAAAAAGAAAGGATTTCTAAGGCTTAACTAAACTTTTGTGTGTCTATTATCAGGCTTGACCGGCAGGCAGCGGAGTGGTTGTTTCCATGCTTTGTTTAAGAGATTGCTTCAGGTGCGGCTAATCTCCATTCAACAATACACAGGTGACTAATAAAGCTCATGTACAGTGGGGAGGTGTGTAACGACATGCCTGTAAAGTTAAAGCAGCCAAATTATACTTAGCTGTGTCTTTCTCACTTAGAATGATAGAGTAGGTTAAGTTCCTCACCTTTCACTTCTGGATGACTTAGAGCAACAACTTTCTTCTGGGAACACCAACGCCTTGGCTCAGcttatattttcttctttgacTTCACTTTTAAGCTTACCCTCACTCCGTGGATTTTTTCTTTTAGCTTGAATATGATGCACAAACGCAGCTACTATGACATGCAGCTTTGGGGGAGGCTTGCTTGCTGAAGAAACACTGTGACCAGCATCCTTCAAAGCTTTAGCAACTAGCTTTTGCGATTTCTGGAAGTGCACATTACACAGTGCAGGTACAGTCGATGCAAGTGTAGGTTTTCCACAGAGTAATGGGCCCGCAGGAGCTCTGAATGtaacaacacaaaagaaaacGCAGTGTTACATGAGCACTTCTAAAACAATCATCATGTGCTAATTACGAACCAACAACATATATAAGATCTAGGTTGTAATAAACTGAATCTGATAATGATAGTGTATCATTCTGGAACCTCGTTAATGTTTTACTACTATCACAGTATGACTATTCACCGGGAATAGCGCAGCATATCGATCCAAGGTCAAGATAACAAGGCAAGTACCGAATCTATGAACGGTTACCGACAATCGTACCTCAGTGTCCAAGCTAACAACTTTACCAATCCCTTTTGAGACCTTTTGCAAATTGGGAAACGAAGCAGTTTCTTTATtcattacaagaaaaaaatgcaTGATAGTTTCATTTCAACACCATTACAACATCTTAACCCGTGTTAGGACAACTTGTAACACCTATTGTTTTCAAACGCAAAACAAAGCGAACTTAACAAACTCACTATTCAACGCAACAACAAACTGAATCTGATAATGCTAGTGTATCGTTCTGGAGCCTGGTTAATGTTTCACTACTATCACAGACTCACAGTATGACTATCACCGGGAATAACGCAGTACATCGGTCCAAGTTCAAGAAAACAAGGCAGTACGAATCTGTGAATGGTTACCGACAATCACTATCTCTGTGTTCAAAGCTAACAAGTCTACCAATCCCTTCCGAAACAGTTTATTGGTTCATTACAAGACCAAAACTGCAAGCTAGTTCCATTTCATCATCATTACAACATCTTAACTATAACATGTAATTAACACGATTTCTAGCACCTATTGTTTTCAAACGCAAAacaaagcctacacttttataaCAATGCTACCAATCCCTTCTGAAACAGTTTATTGGTTCGTTACAAGACCAAAACTGCAAGCTAGTTCCATTTCATCATCATTACGACATCTCAACCTAGATGTAACATGTAACTAACACATTCAAAcgcaaaaaaaaacgaacctTTTGATGACGTTTGTGCAACCAGTGTAGAGCTTCTGCTTGCTATCCTTGAGAATATGAAGCTGACAGTACTTGGTGAGAGGCATGGCTTTCGCTTTGCATCCATACATACAGCTCCCACTGTTACTATTCGCATACTCATCAACCTTAACGCCGTCATTGTTAGCTCCGTTATCTCCACTACCTTCAACGGCGTCGCCAGTTTCTCCTCCTCCACCATCCATCCTCCGCCTCTTATTCGGTTGATTCTGTTCGTCTTTGAACGGGCTAACGCCGTATCTCCAGTAGTACTCCCTGTGCTGCGCCTTGAGATCCTCCATTAACGCCCAGTAATGGTCTCTGTAGCACTTGGCGAGCTGCTTGAGGTTGTGCGATCTGCGCCGGAGAAGCTCCGGGCGCGTGAGGTGACTGGATCGCGAGAGGGTTTGGTCCTCTGGTGACATCGTGATCGGTGAATTTGATGTGGATGGCGAGGCGTTTgagctagggttagggttagggaTCCGAATTTGGGGCTCGGCTGAGGTGGAGGCCAGGGGGGTAGTGGAGGCGGCGAGGGAAGAAGGAGGCCTTGGGGGTTTCATGGAGAAAGGGTTCTTGGAAGCTGAGGCCATTGTCGTCGCCGGAGATTGAGACCAGAGTCGAGATGAAAGATTACTACTTGGAAAATAGGATATTCAATTCCCGGAGATTAACTCCATATACCCCTCCCCACCTTAAAAAAATTCTCTTTTCTCTCatcaaaatatcatttaatatttattttttaaaaataaaaatctgtgATTTAGAAAccaggataacaaaaatatttgttgatagatgaatattctttaaaaaattttttatcaataggttgtattttgcaaataaacttttaaaattttttactTTTGGAAAGTTAAtacttttttagaaaaaataattttaaaaattctatttttggaaagttaatatttgttaaagaaaataatgtagatttgggattgtgattaggaaattaggataacagaaaatatttgttgatagatgagtattcttttagaattattgatcaataggttgtattttctaaataaactttttaaattttttatttttggaaagttatccCTTTTTTAGATAAAACAGtgtagatttgggattatgatttagaaattagaataataagaatatttgttgatagatgagtattcttttagagtttttgatcaatatgttgtatttttaaataaaattttaaaatttctattttaggaaagttaacacttttttatattttggattgtgttttagaaattaagataacaaaataattgttgatagatgagtattcttttagaatttatGATCAATgggttgtatttttttaaataaagttttaattttattttatttttggaaagttatcacttttttagagaaatatttaagattttagattgtgatttataaactaggataacaataatattttttaaaagatgagtattattttagaaattttgatcaataagctgtattttttaaataaaattttaaaagtttctatttttggaaaattatcactttttagagaaaataatgTAGATTCGATATTGAGATTAGAAACAAgggtaaaaataatatttgttgatagatgagtattcttttagattttttaatcaataggatgtattttctaataatattttaaaagtttctatttttgaaaagttatcactttttttagtgaaaaaagtGTAGAATTTAGATTATGATTTACAAactaggataacaaaaatatttgttgatagatgagtattcttttaaaaattttaatcaataggttgtattttgcaaataaactttttaaaaaaattatttttggaaagttaatacatttttagagaaaataatatagatttgggattgtcatttagaaattaggataacaagaatatttgttgatagatgagtattcttttagaatttttgatcaataggttgtattttgtaaataaacttttaaaaatctctatttttggaaagtagtcacttttttagagaaaataatgtagatttgagattgtgatttagaaactaggataacaagaatatttgttgatagatgagtattcttatagaatttttgatcaataggttgtattttctaaataaacttttaaaaaaattatttttggaaagttatcattttttagataaaacaatgttgatttgggattgtgatttagaaattaagataataaGTATATTTGTTgacagatgagtattctttaagaatttttgatcaacaggttgtatttttaaataaatttttaaaattttctatttttggaaagttatcacttttaagaaaaatatttaagatttgggattgtgatttagaaactaggataacaagaatatttgttaataaatgagtattcttttagaattttcgatcagtatgttgtatttttttaaagtttctatttttggaaaattatcactttttagagaaaaataatgTAGATTTGATATTGATATTAGAAACTATggtaacaagaatatttgttgatagatgagtattcttttagaaattttaatcaataggctgtgtttttttaataatctttaaaaaaaattatttttggacAATTATCacttttttagagaaaaaaatatagaatttagATTGTGATTTACAaactaggataacaagaatatttgttgatagatgagtattcttttaaaaattttgatcaataggttgtattttgaaaataagcttttaaaaatttctatttttggaaatttaatacgctttttgagaaaataattttaaaaattctatttttggaaagttaatatttttagagaaaataatgaagatttaCGATTGTGATTTGGAAATtaggataatataaaatatttgttgatagatgaatattcttttagaattattgatcaataggttgtattatctaaataaactttttaaaatttctatttttggaaagttatcactttttttagataaaacaatgtagatttgagattgtgatttagaaattaggataataagaatatttgttgatagatgagtattcttttagagtttttgatcaataggttgtatttttaaataaaattttaaaatttctattttaggaatgttaacattttttatagaaatatattagattttggattgtgttttagaaattaggataataaaataatgatagatgagtattgtttttgaatttttgatcaatgggttgtattttttaaataaagttttattttttttatttttggaaagttatcactttttagagaaatatttaagatttgagattatgatttagaaactaggataacaagaatattttttaataaataagtattcttttagaatttttgatcagtatgttgtattttttaaataaacttttaaaagtttctatttttggaaaatatcACCTTTTTAGAGAAAAATGATGTAGATTTGATATTGAGATTAGAAACTAGGGTGAAAAGAATATTTGTTGATAAATGagtattattttagatttttttaatcaataggttgtatttttttaatcaacattattttctctaaaaagtGATAACTTTTCCAAAATtgagatttttaaaagtttatttagaaaatacaacatattggtcaaaaaattctataagaatactcatctatcaacaaatattatttttatcctAGTTtcaaatcacaatctcaaatctacatttttttctctaaaaatgataattttcctaaaatagtagattttaaaagtttattaaaataatacaatatgttgatcaaaaattctaaaagagtactcatatatcaaaaattatttttctatcttaatttataaatcataatccaaaatttaatatatttcccTAAACAAgtgataactttccaaaaatagaaattttaaaaaattaattttaaaaatacaacctattgatcagAAATTCTataagaatactcatctatcaacaaataaTCTTGTAATCctagtttataaatcacaatctcaaatttACTTTATCTTCTATAAAAAGATAACTTTCCTAAAATTGTGAttgagaaattaggataacaatagtttttgttgatagatgtgcattgttttagaattttttagcAATAAGTtgctttttttaaaagaaatttactAAAAACAgctattttgggaaagttatcaattttgtataaaaaatattgtagatttgaaatTGTGATTAAGCATTtgggataacaagagtttttgttgactgatggatatttttttaaaaaaatggatcaTTATGCtgtatttttttgctaaatattcctgaaactgctattttaggaaagttattattttgtagagaaatattgtagattggaAACTCTGATTTAGAAATAAGGATaataagagtttttgttgatagatgggcattttttaaaaaattttgagCAATAGATCTTCTAAATTAGTTTTCTAAAAattgctattttaggaaagttatcatttttatagagaaatattgtagatttgtgattgtgattgagaaattagaataacaagaatttttgttgataggtggacattcttttagaatttttgagcaACATGTtacatttttaaagaaaatttctaaaaactgCTGTTTTAGGGAActtatcatttttatagagaaatattgtaaatttgggattgtgattgagaaattaggataacaatagtttttgttgatagatgagcattgttttagaatttttaagcaataggttgcattttttaaagaaatttactagaaactgctattttgggaaagttatcaaattttgaagagaaatattgtagattttaaattgtaattaaGAAATTGAGATAACAAGAGGTTTTGTGGATAGATGgacatttttttagaatttttgatcattattttgtatttcttaaataaatatttccGAAACTGTTATGttaggaaagttatcatttttgtagagaaatattgtagatttgaaattatgatttacaaattaagataacaagagtttttgttgatggatgggcattcttttagaatttctGAGCAATATgttgcatttttaaaataaattatattgttGTAGATTGATAACTTTCTGAGCAATATgttgcatttttaaaataaattatattgttGTAGATTGATAAATTTCTGAGCAATATgttgcatttttaaaataaatcatttttttatagaaatattgtagatttaggaTTGTGACTGAGAAATAAGGATAACaatagtttttgttgatagatgaacattcttttagaatttttgagcaATATGTTCCATcgtttaaatttgttttctaaaaactgctattttatgaaaattatcatttttatagggaaatattgtagatttaggattgtgatagggaaattaggataacaagagtttgtgTTGATAGATGGGcattcttttataatttttgagcAATATGTTGCGTTTTTTTAAAGAGATTTACTAAAAACTGGTATTTTGGGAAAGTTATCAATTTTGTAGAgtaatattgtagatttgaaatTATGATTAAGCAATTGGGATAACAAGATTTTTTGgctttttgttgatagatgagatttttttttttagaattcttGAATATTAtgttgcattttttaaataaatatttttgaaactggtattttaggaaagttatcattttgtagagaaatattgtacatttgaaATTCTGCTTTAGGAATTAGGATaacgagagtttttgttgatagatgggcattcttttagaatttttgatcaatatgttgcattttttaaataaattttataaaagctgctattttgtgaaattcatatttttagagaaatattgaagatttgagattgtgattgagaaattaggataacaagagtttttgttgatagatatgcattttttttagaatttttgagcaaaaagttgcattttttaaatgaattttcttaaaactgctattttaggaaagttattacttttgttttgaaatattGTAGATCTGGGATTGTGATATAAAAATAAGGATAAGAAGagcttttgttgatagatgggcattcttttaaattttttctatttttaaataaattttctaagaACTGTTATTTTGGTAAAGTTAtcaattttgtagagaattattgTATCTTTGAAATTGTGATTAAGCAATTGAGATAATAAGAGTTTTTGTAGATAGATGGgcattttttaaagaatttttgatatgttgtattttttaaacaaatattcCTGAAACTgcgattttgagaaaattgtcatttttgtagagaaatattgtagatttgaaattctaatttagaaattaggataacaagagtttttgttgatagatggtcattttttataatttttgatcaacatgttgcatttttaaataaattttataaaaactgttattttggggaaatcattatttttgtagagaaatattttagatttgggaatgtgattgagaaattaggataacaagagtttttgttgataaatgagCGTTCTTTATGTTGCatcttttaattaagttttctaaaaactgatattttaagaaaattatcatttttgtagagtatatttttgatttgggattgtgatttacaaattaggataacaagagtttttttgGTAGATGgacattcttttagaatttttgatcaataggttgcattttttaaataaattttataaaaactgcaattttcgcaaaattaacatttttgtagagaaatattgtagatttaggatggtgattgagaaattaggataaaaagagtttttgttgatagatgggcattcttttagaattttttagcaataggttgcatttttttatttttgtagagaaatattgtagatttgagattgtgatttagaaattaggataataagaacttttgtttatagatg
The window above is part of the Brassica napus cultivar Da-Ae chromosome C3, Da-Ae, whole genome shotgun sequence genome. Proteins encoded here:
- the LOC106445689 gene encoding INO80 complex subunit D codes for the protein MASASKNPFSMKPPRPPSSLAASTTPLASTSAEPQIRIPNPNPSSNASPSTSNSPITMSPEDQTLSRSSHLTRPELLRRRSHNLKQLAKCYRDHYWALMEDLKAQHREYYWRYGVSPFKDEQNQPNKRRRMDGGGGETGDAVEGSGDNGANNDGVKVDEYANSNSGSCMYGCKAKAMPLTKYCQLHILKDSKQKLYTGCTNVIKRAPAGPLLCGKPTLASTVPALCNVHFQKSQKLVAKALKDAGHSVSSASKPPPKLHVIVAAFVHHIQAKRKNPRSEGKLKSEVKEENIS